A single window of Luteipulveratus halotolerans DNA harbors:
- a CDS encoding glutamyl-tRNA reductase: MSIIVIGLSHKTASIDTLEQVALDGDARESLLSSLDSGEHVGEALLLDTCNRIEVYAEAHTFHGAVTEIGESLADATGLPLRELRDHLYVHYDDRAVAHLFQVSAGLDSMAVGEAQILGQLRESLHTGRESGRIGSILDGLVQQALRVGKRAHSETDIDTVSRSLVERGVRLAEEHVGPLGQQRVLVVGAGAMSSLAAHTISRTGAAELTVINRTFETARRLADATGGRALPWDALSPALGEADLVISCTGSVGHVIELDHLPDARAQHRQAFIDLALPRDVAPEIGERVGVRVLSLGDLGTGVEGSAEQQVRAVQDLVTGEVADYLVARRAASVAPTVALLRSRAADVVAAELSRLQQRLPELSEGDQAQLQLTVHRVVEKLLHTPTVRVKQLAGEGHDYTAALRELFDLDPRDAATVATPPTPEGLS, encoded by the coding sequence GCACGTCGGTGAGGCGCTGCTGCTCGACACGTGCAACCGCATCGAGGTCTACGCCGAGGCGCACACCTTCCACGGTGCCGTCACCGAGATCGGTGAGAGCCTCGCCGACGCCACCGGTCTGCCGCTGCGCGAGCTGCGCGACCACCTCTACGTCCACTACGACGACCGCGCCGTCGCCCACCTGTTCCAGGTGTCGGCGGGGCTCGACTCGATGGCCGTCGGCGAGGCGCAGATCCTCGGGCAGCTGCGCGAGTCACTGCACACCGGGCGCGAGTCGGGCCGGATCGGCTCGATCCTCGACGGTCTGGTGCAGCAGGCGCTGCGGGTCGGCAAGCGGGCCCACTCCGAGACCGACATCGACACGGTGAGCCGCTCGCTGGTCGAACGCGGTGTCCGCCTGGCCGAGGAGCACGTCGGTCCACTGGGTCAGCAGCGCGTGCTGGTCGTGGGCGCCGGAGCGATGAGCAGCCTTGCGGCACATACGATCTCGCGTACGGGCGCCGCTGAGCTCACAGTCATCAACCGCACCTTCGAGACCGCGCGCCGACTCGCCGACGCCACCGGCGGACGCGCTCTGCCGTGGGACGCGCTGTCGCCGGCTCTGGGTGAGGCCGACCTGGTCATCTCCTGCACCGGTTCGGTCGGGCACGTCATCGAGCTCGACCACCTCCCCGACGCTCGCGCTCAGCACCGTCAGGCGTTCATCGACCTGGCGCTGCCGCGCGACGTCGCCCCCGAGATCGGTGAGCGGGTCGGCGTACGCGTGCTGTCGCTCGGCGACCTCGGCACCGGTGTCGAGGGCTCGGCCGAGCAGCAGGTCCGCGCCGTGCAGGACCTCGTGACCGGTGAGGTCGCCGACTACCTCGTGGCTCGCCGTGCGGCGTCGGTCGCGCCGACCGTCGCGCTGCTGCGGTCACGGGCCGCCGATGTCGTGGCGGCCGAGCTGAGCCGGCTCCAGCAGCGGCTGCCCGAGCTGTCCGAGGGCGACCAGGCGCAGCTGCAGCTCACCGTGCACCGGGTCGTCGAAAAGCTCCTGCACACACCGACCGTGCGTGTGAAGCAGCTCGCGGGGGAGGGGCACGACTACACCGCCGCCCTGCGCGAGCTGTTCGACCTCGACCCCCGCGACGCCGCGACGGTCGCGACGCCACCGACTCCGGAAGGACTGTCGTGA
- the hemC gene encoding hydroxymethylbilane synthase, with translation MTTTLPTTLRLGTRRSELATTQSTWVADRLRELGHQVELVEIVTEGDTNLAPMTTIGGTGVFAAAIRQALLRDEVDIAVHSLKDLPVAPEPGLVIAAIPVREDPRDVLVARDGLTLGEIPAGGVIGTGSTRRAAQINALGLGVEVRGIRGNVGTRMARIDSGECDAVVLARAGLARLGLLDRATEVIDPLQMLPAPGQGALAIECRESDTALVEALRAIDDADTRAATTAERALLQTLEAGCSAPVGALAEVAEEEDGRLVISLRAFVGTLDGSLELRRSWVGPYDTPEQVGRGLAAVLLEDGAADAVRKPAGPSQPSPERRTEVPNATEREK, from the coding sequence GTGACGACGACCCTGCCCACCACGCTGCGCCTCGGCACCCGACGCAGCGAGCTCGCCACCACCCAGTCGACCTGGGTGGCTGACCGGCTGCGCGAGCTCGGCCACCAGGTCGAGCTCGTCGAGATCGTCACCGAGGGCGACACCAACCTCGCGCCGATGACCACCATCGGCGGCACAGGGGTGTTCGCCGCTGCGATCCGGCAGGCGCTGCTGCGCGACGAGGTCGACATCGCGGTGCACTCGCTCAAGGACCTGCCGGTCGCACCCGAGCCCGGCCTGGTCATCGCCGCGATCCCGGTGCGCGAGGACCCGCGTGACGTGCTCGTCGCCCGTGACGGCCTCACGCTCGGTGAGATCCCGGCCGGCGGCGTGATCGGCACCGGCTCGACGCGTCGAGCCGCTCAGATCAACGCGCTCGGCCTCGGCGTCGAGGTCCGCGGCATCCGCGGCAACGTCGGCACCCGCATGGCCCGGATCGACTCCGGCGAGTGCGACGCCGTCGTCCTGGCGCGCGCCGGGCTCGCCCGGCTGGGCCTGCTCGACCGAGCCACCGAGGTCATCGACCCGCTGCAGATGCTGCCGGCGCCCGGGCAGGGCGCGCTGGCCATCGAGTGCCGTGAGAGCGACACCGCGCTGGTCGAGGCGCTGCGCGCGATCGACGACGCCGACACCCGCGCGGCCACCACCGCCGAGCGAGCCCTCCTGCAGACCTTGGAGGCCGGCTGCTCCGCTCCGGTCGGAGCGCTCGCCGAGGTCGCCGAGGAGGAGGACGGCCGGCTCGTCATCTCGCTGCGCGCCTTCGTCGGCACGCTCGACGGCTCGCTCGAGCTGCGCCGGTCGTGGGTCGGCCCGTACGACACCCCCGAGCAGGTGGGCCGCGGGCTGGCGGCCGTCCTGCTCGAGGACGGCGCTGCCGATGCCGTCCGAAAACCTGCAGGTCCCAGCCAACCGTCCCCCGAACGCCGCACAGAAGTACCCAACGCCACGGAGCGTGAGAAGTGA